One region of Kazachstania africana CBS 2517 chromosome 3, complete genome genomic DNA includes:
- the RAD33 gene encoding Rad33p (similar to Saccharomyces cerevisiae RAD33 (YML011C); ancestral locus Anc_5.539), whose protein sequence is MSGRNTLSYDQVESFLNCEIPQDLEDEILATLANYNIEKDMTTDDLENYFEDLKLPKELYKLANKQNLIVSNTRVVDFEKILKFTYHLLIFMDNESTIDELWSVLIKYSGRDAQFPNVLLKNHILSTKDLQKISNSIGMDNSSGIIEMMNIATNGLKVYLNYLDFAYILGKLGYLRYQKS, encoded by the coding sequence ATGAGCGGGCGTAATACTCTATCGTATGATCAAGTGGAGTCGTTTTTAAACTGTGAGATTCCTCAGGACCTTGAGGATGAAATACTGGCGACATTGGCGAATTACAATATTGAGAAGGATATGACTACCGATGACCTCGAGAACTATTTTGAAGATCTAAAGTTACCTAAAGAATTGTACAAATTGGCAAATAAGCAAAATTTAATTGTATCTAACACGAGGGTGGTGGATTTCGAAAAAATTCTCAAGTTCACTTACCATTTACTGATATTTATGGATAATGAATCCACGATCGATGAGCTGTGGTCCGTGTTGATTAAATATTCCGGTAGAGATGCGCAATTTCCAAACGTTTTGCTTAAAAATCACATTCTCAGTACCAAAGATTTacagaaaatatcaaattcgATTGGAATGGATAATTCAAGTGGcattattgaaatgatGAACATCGCTACAAATGGTCTCAAAgtttatttgaattatttaGATTTTGCATATATTCTAGGAAAATTGGGTTATTTAAGGTACCAAAAGTCTTAG
- the UBX2 gene encoding Ubx2p (similar to Saccharomyces cerevisiae UBX2 (YML013W); ancestral locus Anc_5.543) gives MPIISHGGEEFHLSHEEEDKLNHFQAVTNFPENELSLIIKLLKNHSWQLEPAISRYFDSEAWKDNLNQIDTPPVLSSREISSTPSDRVAINPSMVDQVRNNHLVAILPVVHALPHDYKNRFKVVGLNNTTTSNAGPSLLVLILTIIPNTIIKIISFIFSFFVGSSSNKRNNVIRVPQLPISETNFIDLSKIIKDSNKLTHVQQILANNRLPFNECLRIAREEFKFLLVVLIGETNDTEEPANNDINSIKFLTEIITDNGVLKILDEYQGDLIVYMGCVNELEPWLVARELHVKYTPELLLLGNVLNRNGSINGAVKLSVLSKLKISTTKKFQNSLKLTLERFSPELIVSKTEMEELKISRQIKQLQENAFNESLRKDKIKEEQRKSKENELKLQQELKLQEEKLKKRKDTVNNLKWLKLCIDLLKNQEPEKREDVKHATLQIRTSNGERIIKKFSKNTTLHSIYLNVGCHLYLKNNRVDSEDWRNSIVQKIKELISDETVLCFKDLEVVEKEIDEMPLSKIIDKELTKWENGPLENEDEIFINFELVSPFPRYKVPLEKDVRISEVNQLWPNGSLLVEDIVELEESDSEEE, from the coding sequence ATGCCAATTATAAGCCATGGGGGAGAAGAGTTTCATCTTTCacatgaagaagaagataagtTGAACCATTTCCAAGCAGTGACAAATTTTCCTGAAAATGAGCTGTCACTAATTATTAAACTGCTAAAAAATCATAGTTGGCAACTAGAGCCTGCTATTAGTAGGTATTTTGACAGTGAAGCGTGGAAGGATAATTTAAACCAGATTGATACACCGCCTGTTCTATCGAGTAGAGAAATCTCAAGCACTCCTAGTGATCGTGTGGCAATTAATCCCTCAATGGTGGATCAAGTGCGTAATAATCATTTAGTTGCAATACTGCCAGTCGTTCATGCTTTACCGCACGACTATAAGAACAGATTCAAAGTTGTTGGGCTAAACAACACGACAACTTCTAATGCAGGCCCTAGCTTACTCGTTCTTATTCTAACAATCATTCCAAACACAATCATCAAGATAATCTCCTTcatcttttccttctttgtTGGCTCATCATCgaataaaagaaataacGTTATAAGAGTGCCTCAATTACCTATTTCTGAAACTAATTTTATCGATTtatccaaaattattaagGATAGTAATAAGCTGACACATGTGCAGCAGATTCTGGCGAATAACCGACTACCTTTCAATGAGTGTCTTCGTATAGCAAGGGAggaattcaaatttttactGGTTGTTTTAATCGGTGAAACAAATGATACTGAAGAGCCAGcaaataatgatatcaactcaatcaaatttttgacaGAGATCATTACTGATAATGGCGTTTTGAAGATCCTTGACGAATATCAAGGTGATTTGATTGTTTACATGGGATGTGTCAATGAACTGGAACCTTGGCTGGTTGCAAGAGAATTACATGTCAAATATACACCAGAACTTTTATTACTCGGTAACGTTTTGAATCGTAACGGTTCCATCAACGGTGCAGTAAAGCTGTCAGTTTtgtcaaaattgaaaatatcgaCAACtaaaaagtttcaaaattcattaaagTTGACACTCGAAAGGTTTAGTCCAGAATTAATAGTAAGTAAGACAGAGATGGAAgaactgaaaatttctaGACAGATTAAACAGTTACAAGAAAATGCATTCAACGAATCTTTgagaaaagataaaataaaagaagaacaacGTAAGtctaaagaaaatgaactGAAGTTACAACAAGAACTAAAGTTACAGgaggaaaaattaaagaaacgTAAAGATACCgtaaataatttgaaatggttAAAACTGTGTATTGATCTGCTGAAAAATCAAGAGCCAGAGAAGCGTGAGGATGTCAAACATGCTACTTTACAAATCAGAACTAGCAATGGTGAGAGAATAATTAAAAAGTTTAGTAAGAATACAACATTACATTCGATCTATTTAAATGTTGGATGCCACctatatttgaaaaacaatcGTGTCGATTCCGAGGATTGGAGAAATTCTATTGTTCAAAAGATCAAGGAACTAATAAGTGATGAAACAGTACTTTGCTTCAAAGATTTGGAAGTTGTTGAAAAAGAGATCGATGAAATGCCACTTTCTAAGATTATAGACAAAGAGTTGACTAAATGGGAAAACGGCCCCTTGGAAAATGAGGACGAAatctttattaattttgagCTGGTATCCCCATTCCCAAGATACAAAGTGCCACTTGAGAAAGACGTTAGAATTAGTGAAGTCAATCAGTTATGGCCCAATGGCAGCTTACTAGTAGAGGATATAGTTGAACTGGAAGAAAGCGActctgaagaagaatga